The Saprospiraceae bacterium genomic interval GTTCGGAGGTTCTGAGTTTCTGAATGATGTCTGAAGGGTAAACGGCTTCTTTATCGATTATGCTCAGAATGCACATTTCCAGGATTCCTTTTTTCATTTGGGCTATGGCATTGTCTGTTTTCATCATGGTGCAAATATAAAGCATAAACAAGTACTATGCAATACATAGTTCTAAATTATACACAATAATCGACGAACTTTTCGATTTTATCGCTGAACACGCTTCGAATCTGTTTAAATAACTAATTTAATTTCAATGAGTTAATTCAGAATTCCGGGAAGAAAAACGAAACTTGAGCATTTTCCTTTATTTTTGGAACTTCCATGGAAAACGGATCCCGCCACTTTATTTTTATCATCAACCCCAATTCGGGGAGTCGCCGGATGTTGGATTGGGAAAAGCTGATCTCTAAGGTTTTGGCTCCCGAAACTTACGAAATTCTCTATACCAGATACGCAGGACACAGTCACAGTATCCTAGCGCAATACTCAGCCCGGCCCGATCTCTGTGTCGTTGCTGTAGGTGGAGATGGAACGGTGAGTGAACTCATCCCGGTGCTGATGAAAATGCAGGTTGGACTTGGAATTGTGCCTACGGGTTCGGGAAATGGCCTGGCCAGACATTTAAGAATACCCATGAAGCCTATCGGTGCCATACAAAGACTGAGAAGGGGAAGTATCAATCCTATGGATGTTTTTAAAGTTAACGAGAAATATTGTTGCAATACATGTGGTATAGGTTTCAGTGCGATGGTCACTCAATATTTCGGCAGGGATGGCAATCGCGGATTTTGGAATTATTTCAAACTTGCCTTTACGCTGCATAAACAAAGCCGGACTTTTGAAGTGGAGATCAACGGAGAACTCTTCAAAGATGTTTGGGCCGTTGAAATCGCCAACTCTTCACAATTGGGAAACAACGCGGTGGTGAGTCCGCTGGCATCTGTCAATGATGGCATCATGGATGTATTGGTTTTAAAAAAACCTAAAATGTGGCAATCGCCCTACATGATCTTTATGGTGTTCAGTAAAAACATTTTAAGATCCGGTTTCAGTCAGTATCGCAGAGCGGAGTCTGTTGCAGTTCAATTGAAAGAAGAACAGCCTTATCATATCGATGGAGATTATCAGGGATCCTGTCAACAGCTGGAAGTACAATTGTTACCAGCTGCTTTGCAAATTATAACATAAACAGAAATGAGTCATTATTTGATCGGTATAGATCTGGGCGGCACTAAAATTGAAGCCGCACTGATTGATGTGGAAGCTTCACTGCGCATCGTCGAAAGACTTCGACTTCCTACGGAAGCCGATAAAGGATACGACCATATTCTTTCTCAAATTCAAAAATTGCTGAATTCACTTACCAGTAAATACGAATTGCATCCGGATCATATTGGGATCGGCACTCCGGGCATTATCGATAAAGAAACGCAGCTGATCAAGAACAGCAACACCCTGGGACTTATCGGAAGACCCATGCAAAAAGATCTCGAAAAAATATTGGGCTATGAAGTTCGCATGGCCAACGACGCCAATTGTTTTGCCATGGCGGAAGCCCTGCATGGTGCCGTACCTGAATTTTTATCCAATCCCGAAGTTGTTTTTGGAGTGATCATGGGCACGGGAGTTGGTTCCGGAATTGTAGTTCGAGGAAAAGTCATTCATGGAAAACATGGCATTGGCGGAGAATGGGGCCACAACATTCTCGATCCATCCGGCGACTCTTGTTATTGCGGAAAGAAAGGATGCGTGGAAACATTTATTTCTGGTCCGGCCTGTGAAAAGTATTATCAAAAAGTAAGTGGCGAGCATTTGCCGATGGCCGAAATTTATCATCGCTACCAGCAAGGAGAAAATTTTGCTGCAGAGACTATTGAAAGACTGATGCATTTTTTTGGCAAAGCCATGGCAACTGTGATCAACATCATCGATCCCGACATCGTTGTACTGGGTGGCGGACTCGGCAATCTCGATGTGCTCTACGACCGGGGCAGAGAAGAAATCAAACCCTATGTTTTTAATTACGAATTAAAAACCATGTTTGTCAAACCTAAACTTGGAGATAGTGCCGGTGTGGTGGGGGCGGCGTTGTTGTAAATGGGAAGATTGAAAATTATAATATTTATCTTTTTAGAATGGAATAAAATTTAAACAGTCAAACAGAAATGTTGGGCTTACTGCAATAGTTAACAGATTCAAATTTTAAGAGGCGGTGAAGTATATAGTATTGATCATTTGTTTAATTCTCAAAGGCGAATGCCGTATATATTCTCAAAATAATTTACAACCAGATGCAATTTGGAAAATTGGCGATAAGAATATCAGCCAGAATGGTAACGAATTATATGGTACTGAATTTTTCTATTTTGAAAGTAAGCAATTGTTAAGACAATTCAGCCCGGTATTTGAAGAATCCACATGGTCATATTCCTGTATCTCTGGAAATGCAGGTTTAATATTGTATTCAAATGGGATGAGCATTTTTAATAGAAATCTTGAAATAATGGAAAATGGGGACTCCATAAACCCTGGCGAAGTCCATGATATAAACAGCCCTGGTGGCTATCCAATAACTAATGGAATGTTTTCAGTTTTTAGGCCTGGAAAGGATACAAAAGAAATTGATATTATTCATATAGGGATTGAACTACCACGTGGGATTTATGAAAATTGTCCTGGTGCATTTTTGTACCAAACACGTATTGATAGAAATGCAAACGGTGGACTGGGCAGAGTAATTTTTAAAAATCGAATTATTGCGTGGGGTCCATTTAAAGATAGTGGATTGGCCGCATGCAGGCATGCGAATGGAAGGGATTGGTGGTTTGCCATAAATCCATGCAATGATTCTTTGAACGTTTTTTTATTAGGACCAGAGGGTCCTATATTTCATCACGTAGATTCCATTAGCATCCCATTTGGTTATCCAAATTGTCAGGCCGTTTTCAGTCCTGATGGAAATTTTTTCGCGTTACATACTTTTAGTAAAGAAAAGAGTGAAGTGCATCTGCTTGATTTCGATCGCTGCACCGGTCGTTTTAGCAATCATAGGGTTTGGTATTACTATGATCCTACTAAACTGGATCCCCCACATCAACCTACGGTTGGAGTTGCCATACCTGAAAATTCCCAATTTATGTATATCATATCCCGGGAGAAAGTTCATCAATATGATCTTTGGGCGGAAAATATACCGGCATCAGATCAGGTGGTTGCTGTCTATGATGGTTATATGGATAAATATGCCCCTACCGTGTTTTCGTATGCGCATTTAGCTCCGGATGGTAAAATTTATATAGTAGGCCGCTCGACCTTATTTAAAATACATGTTATTGATCAACCTGATTTAAAGGGATTAGCCTGTAATGTAAAACAACATTCAATTGATCTTACCTTCCCCAACTCATTTAATATCCCGTATTTCCCTTATTTTAGGTTGGGACGAGAAGAAGGTAGTATGTGTGATAGTTTAATTACTTCCACAAACCAATCTTTTCAATACAAGCATGTTAAAGTTTACCCAAATCCAGCTTCTAACGAAATTTATTTTTCAAATTTTGGGGGAGATTTTAAAACTATTAATTTAATGGATATTCATGGCAGGAAAATTTTAATCACGGTTAAAAGATATAATT includes:
- a CDS encoding T9SS type A sorting domain-containing protein gives rise to the protein MKYIVLIICLILKGECRIYSQNNLQPDAIWKIGDKNISQNGNELYGTEFFYFESKQLLRQFSPVFEESTWSYSCISGNAGLILYSNGMSIFNRNLEIMENGDSINPGEVHDINSPGGYPITNGMFSVFRPGKDTKEIDIIHIGIELPRGIYENCPGAFLYQTRIDRNANGGLGRVIFKNRIIAWGPFKDSGLAACRHANGRDWWFAINPCNDSLNVFLLGPEGPIFHHVDSISIPFGYPNCQAVFSPDGNFFALHTFSKEKSEVHLLDFDRCTGRFSNHRVWYYYDPTKLDPPHQPTVGVAIPENSQFMYIISREKVHQYDLWAENIPASDQVVAVYDGYMDKYAPTVFSYAHLAPDGKIYIVGRSTLFKIHVIDQPDLKGLACNVKQHSIDLTFPNSFNIPYFPYFRLGREEGSMCDSLITSTNQSFQYKHVKVYPNPASNEIYFSNFGGDFKTINLMDIHGRKILITVKRYNSIDISGVEPGIYFLQFVTQGKIQQIEKIIIN
- a CDS encoding ROK family protein, giving the protein MSHYLIGIDLGGTKIEAALIDVEASLRIVERLRLPTEADKGYDHILSQIQKLLNSLTSKYELHPDHIGIGTPGIIDKETQLIKNSNTLGLIGRPMQKDLEKILGYEVRMANDANCFAMAEALHGAVPEFLSNPEVVFGVIMGTGVGSGIVVRGKVIHGKHGIGGEWGHNILDPSGDSCYCGKKGCVETFISGPACEKYYQKVSGEHLPMAEIYHRYQQGENFAAETIERLMHFFGKAMATVINIIDPDIVVLGGGLGNLDVLYDRGREEIKPYVFNYELKTMFVKPKLGDSAGVVGAALL